Part of the Toxotes jaculatrix isolate fToxJac2 chromosome 8, fToxJac2.pri, whole genome shotgun sequence genome is shown below.
TAGAGTGAATTAATTCAACCTCAGCCAGCCCTGATTGACTCGGCAACAAACTGGCATGTACAAGCACTCACAGTGACACCAAAGccatggagagagaaaagaggaatgaCACGTCCTTCTCCAGAAAGAGAAGTTTCACTTTTGGGGCATATGGAGGGTGAGTAAAACACTGTTTGTCTCATATTAGGACTGACAATCTCTACAAAAAGTCAATTGAGTAGctacaaacacagagtcaataacattatttttagatttaagcAATCCTGTCAGTTTAAGATTGTCCGTTTTACTTTCTCAGTAGTTCTCACTTCCTTGTTTATAGTGTGGACAGATTCACATGTGGGGATGAGACAAGGTGaggttgttttttatttccattgtaTTGCAGCTGTTTTGAGTTAACATTCAAGCTTTATTGTGTACTGTAAGAAATGAATGAGAGCAATGAattgtgctgttttgttgtgtaaatCAACCTGTTGCTGCAGACCTGAATCTGCAGAGGACAATATACTAGACATCCTGGACTCTCCTGCCAGCGAGAGCAAGCGTTTCCTCTCTGCCAGTAGCAACCAGAGGGTGATATCAACATCATGTTCAGCATTCACCTCATCCTCTAATTCTAATTAAATATACCCCATATACTGCATTTCTGagaaatttgttttcacttgCAGCTGAGTCATTTGTCATGTTCCTCTTCCCCCCTATgtttctccttccctttctctctgtctgcatttcTGTCTGGCGTCTGCTGCCTATTGTTCATATCAGGACACAGAGCTGTTTGAAATCATTGAAAAGCTACAGGTGAGTTACAGTATGATCGATCTtgggttgtgtgtatgtgtgcggcCAGTGATGCCTGAGCAGGAGAAGTTACTTATCAGCAGTATTCCTCTTGTCCATCAGGGCAGCAGGATCGATGAGCAGCGGTGTGAATTCCCTCTACCTCTGAAGGTTAGTCTTCAATCTGAGAATAAAACCCACAGAGCTGACTTTATATACGGGCATGATCCCGTGTGTGTTAACACTGACCTTTTCGTGACCACCATAACATTTGTTTCCCCAAACAACGAAGAGACAGGCCCTCATCAGCGTCATCAGGTATCTCCTTTGTGTCTATTTTAGTCTCAGCTTTTAACAATAGGTGGAGAACTGCCGCTCATTCTCCCTTCAAAGTTGGGGGGCTACTGGATAGATCCCCCACTGGAGAGGCTTGTAGATGTGAGTCCCACCTCTTCACACTATGGCATTGATCCAGAGAGCTATGACATCatggaaagagatggagaggccAAAATATACCACGAGTTCTTCCGCTCAAGGGTTTGTATACTTCATATGAAGCTTTATCTAGATAAATAAATTCACTTATATTCAAAATAAGTGTAGAAATAGCCGTTGTACAATCTGAAGGAATATATTGCTTTGCTTTTCTAGTACCATCATTCATTCACAGCAGTGGATCCATCTCTGGGGCCACtggttctctctgtgtgtttggaggaagaggagaataAGCTACGAGTGATACTAAGGTCAAGATCTTTGGCTATTTTACCTGACTATGTGACGGGTTTTATATAAATACGAAGCTGCCATACAACAAAAAGCATTTCTCTGAACATTGTTCCCCTttactgaaaaatgtgttttgcttattgttacCTGACTTGCACTTTTGAGCTTCACTGTGTAGAGTTATGTATGTTTATGAGTTATGTAAATTTACTGAAATGATGGAGAAGAAGTAGAGGTAATTTTAAGAAGAATAATGAGGTAattgaactttttaaaaaataggttttatatttatgtcttaaaacatgtctgaagGGGATCTTTAAATTACATAGTAATTTAGTAGTAGCAGAAGTTAATTCCTGGCAGCTGTATCACAgaatattattgttttgttcACAGAATGAAGGAGTGCTCTTTGAATGgagttttctctgtgtctctcttcccTAACATCCCATCTGCTGTTGAATTATCAAAGGTACCAAACCGCCTATTCTGGTGGGAAAGAGTTCAGATCTAATACTAAAGTAAAAGTGACAatttcacactgtaaaaaatactCAAGAACTAAGTACTTAAATATTAGCagcaaaaaaagttttaattgtCAGTTTGTTCCATTTTTTTGTAACTTATGAACTTATGATGCATTTACATGCATGAAGCATTTTGATTGTTGTAGCTGTTGAAGGTGGagttcatttttaaaactttacaTACTTTTCAGTAGTTTCATTTATGCTCACCATATTTGATATTCTACTGATCAAAAAATGACACTTCAGCACAATGCCTGAGCAAATTTATTTACTTTCAGTGACTCTTAGATGACTGATTAAGAGATGTCTTTAAAGtcaaaattatattttctctAGATGCTCTGTGACAGAGTCACCGTCTCAAAGTTTGAAGTGGTCAGCTACCTCAAGGTATTGCTCTCAAACTCCTAATAATTTAAAAGAACTGCCACTTATTTTACACAAATCCACTCAAAGCGGATCTCCCTATCTCATCCCTCAGGCTCCTGAACTCATAACCGCATTCGATGAGCACAGAGTGTCTCCCAATTTCAAGTTTGGCGTTTTGTACCAAAAGGACGGGCAGGTAAGGACGGGTGCTTTTACTTCAAaatttcctgcattttttttttttttttataaacaacTGAAATACGGCACCATATCATAACTACTCCCTCTCAGACTTCATCCGTCTCTCTCTAGTTCACTGAGGAGGACATACTCAGTAACAATGATGAAAGCGAAGAATTTAAAGAGTTCCTGTCCATGTTGGGAGAGACAATTCAGCTTCAAGGATTTACAGGGTAGAGTATGATATTGTTGTCTGGTTGCAGATATGACAAATGCAATGTGTAAAATCACATGATTTCTCCTCCTCGCTGCCTTTTCACAGATTCAGGGGAGGACTGGATGTGTGTCATGGTCAGACAGGAAGCGAAGCAGTCTTCACTTCCTTTCATGGAAGAGAAATCATGTTCCATGTCGCAACTAAACTGCCTTTCACAGAGGGTGACCCACAGCAGGTCAGTTACTGTTTGAATCTCAGTCTGTTCGGTGCTGATGACTCATAACTGTCTTTCTGGGGACATTTTTTGGACAAGTCACTTGAACAGACACTGACtcgcttttttttctcatcatccTACACAGTTGCAAAGAAAAAGGCACATTGGTAATGACATTGTAGCTTTGGTCTACCAGGAGGGCCAAACCCCTTTTCTATCTGATGTTATCAAGTCTCACTTCCTGCATTGCTTCCTGGTGGTACGGAGGATTCAGAAGGGGGAGGAGACAGGTGGCGTTGCATACCAGGTGACAAAAAAACCCGACCACACTGAATTGATCATCCCTGTCAAGAAAATTGGAGTGAGTGACATGTTGTTTCCTGAGCTTCCTGTATGTTAAAAACATCGTGTCAGCtgatattcatttattttagatAATCACTCAAGGGGAtcttaaatttgaattttttaatcaaagtgtGTATTTAGTGGGCCGttttccagtaaaaaaaaataaaacactgccccctggtggacaaactatgcAATGGAAGGCAAAGTCTTGTTATTTATCAGCAGATATCCATACAGATCTGTCATGAGGTAATATCCAACAGCCAAGCCAGTTTATTGAGTTATGCGCTCACAGTATTTGTCTCCTCCTCACAGGTGTCTGTCACAGCTAGAGAGGATGTTCCTCCTTTTGGTCCAGTCATCCCAGATCCTCCCATCTTCTCAGATGTAAGAAACAGCACAATGGTCAATAAGTCCCACTGAAtcagctgctttcttttttttttttttttttagtactttAAAAAGCTTTAGTAGAATTTTCTACACATATTATTTATTTCCCAGTGTGTTCACCTGATCCCTACACCCACCTGCAATCTAATACTTTTGTCTCATCATCTTTTCTGCCTCAGGTTTTttcactctcttctctttcacctGCCTCTGTCTTgttgcaaaacaaacaaacttggcTTCGATTATCAACCGAGTAAACTTTGTTTTTACTTGACCCGTGTTGCCTGTGAGCCTTGCTTACCTGAATTGTTACAGTATAATATGTTTTTGAAATGCTTCACAGGTTTGGTTTCTTCTGTCCTGTGTTCTAGCGTTCTCTGCTGAGAGAATTCCTTCTGACCAAGCTCATCAATGCAGAGATCTCCTGTTATAAAGCTGAGCGCTTCAGCAAATTAGAGGTAGAGGAAGAACAGCACAACACCTGCGTTTTAACTGCATTAATGTTTGCTTGTGAGTATCAATCTCTCTGCGCCATGTGTTCCCGCCTCCCCTTTTATGAAGCTCCGGACTCGTTCATCGCTCCTGGAGAGCCTGCAGGCTGAACTCTCCACCCGTTCCCAGTGCATGATGGGTGATCCATCACTGTCTGCTCTCCCCTCTTCTGAAGGCGTACGGGGGGCGTCTGAGGGGAGTGGAGGCTTCATTGAAAACTTTAAGGTGAATATTGGCTCACAGACCCTCAAATTACTCAACTTAACTATTTACAAATTTTCCTTCCGATTTCTCTTGTTAGAGAGCCATCAGAGTGAGGAGCCATTCTTTTGAGACTCTTGGGGTACCCAGGAAGACTGGTGGCAGTGCATCACAGAAGCCAAAGGTAAAAACTCCCtatgaaatggaaaatgtttgacCAAATAaaagcctaaggctaatcatcTTCTCTAACCTTCtttacagacagagaaagatggagagaggtaagactcatgaaaacacaagttatttatttttgcattgctGATTAAATGTCATAGACaagtaagacaaaaaaaaaaaaaacactgttttcccTGGTTTTCAGTGACAAATCTCCAGGACCACTTGCTGACAGTTTGGGACCAGCTGAACTCAAAGATCAAACAAGTCCTCAAGAGGAGACATAAAgagaaatattaatatttagATTTTAGACATGAATATACATAAGGATATTGATAGTCCATATGGTTACTGTTTTATTATCCAGTTGGATGACTTCAGTGTAAATAGAATGTGAAAGTAAATAGTATGTCTGAGaatagtataaataaataaatagtataTATTTTACTGTCATAGCAGTGATATTCTAGATTAATAAGAATGGTCAAATTGTATGATGTATAAACTGCAAAGACAACGAGACAATGAGTTCACTGTTCTGTCATCAGGCTAAATATGAcaaatcgtgtgtgtgtgtgtgtgtgtgtggtgtgtgtgtgtgtgtgtgtgtgtgtgtgtgtgtgtgtgtgtgtgtgtgtgtgtgtgtgtgtgtgtgtgatcaggaAATTAGTTGTTCTTCAGTGACAGATGTAAAGACAAGTCAAAGGGAAGGAGACTGAGGTGgggaacagcagcagaaattaaattaaaaaagatgGGTTTAATGATATCAGGAAAACACGACCAGTGCTTTGTAAAACCAGCTGTTGAGCAAACATGTTCCACTGACTAAAACTCTTGTTAAAGGTCACATCCAAAGTAAAGAATACCGGGATTATAATGTAACAGAAATATATctgtaaaaaaatacaaataattcgtcttttattttttgattaagCCCCTTGCAGCAAATTTGTAACTTGAGATATTGGGCTATATAAACAAAATATGACTTGAATTTTActtgtatgtgtaaaataagtATACTATATGAACATAGTTCCTACAgctgcaaaataaaagtgttaaaatatactcagttggcagtttattaggtacactaACCAGTCCAATACAACAGTCCTACTGATAAATATAAAATTGTACTTTTACGAGGCTTAtaatgtttctattattttgtccaccacaTTTATATCAATGAGGGTAGACATACATGGGGTGGACTAAATAAGAGAAACACCTGTCCATGTaatgcaatacagttcaacagcactataccaacattataaccttcatgaagacAGGGTTTATCATAGAGCTGTTATTTAGTTTTAGCTTGGTGCACCTTATAAACTGCCCACTGAGCCCACTgacatgataaataaatatacaaataatgggaaatgtagtggagtagaagcaCTTCAAAATTGTATTAACTAAATACATCTTGGAAAATATATAGTAATGTAATTatctacttaaaaaaaaaaaaaatgtatatatatataacagaaACTTAGCGTTTTTTTAATTATAGAACTCCAGTCCAGTAGGTGGCGGTATTACACCTCGGCGCTGTCTTGCAACTAATaagcagaagaagaacaagaacaagaacaagaagcagaagaaggacGACGAAGAAGAAACATTGGTGGATTATAGTTGCCGATGTTCCAGAGGAGGGCAGTAAAGTGTTTGGCTAACTGATTCTAACTTAAAGCTGTGTCTGCTTCATACATTGTATATTAAAGGTCTCATTCTGCAAAAGGTAACAACGGTTCTAGCTAAAGTCTAAAACCAACGACACATTTCCGCtgactgtaaacaacacaccGGGCTGCTCTTTGTCAGGTTAGTTGAACTTTGACACACTTAGCGGGGCAGTGCGGTGAGGCTGGTTGCAATCACATCAGACTCTTATTAAAACACTACATAACAGTTAACGGTGCCATTTATTCAAAGCGCAGTGTTACTCTGAAGATGACCTCCAAGAAAGTGATCGAGCTGTTCTACGATGTGGTTTCTCCATACTCTTGGCTTGGCTTTGaggtttgtgtcttttcatATAACGACAGGTTCAGTAACACAACCACAGACTTTGGTGGAAACGAAGTTTGTCTTTGCAGGTCATGTGTCGCTACAGAAACGTGTGGAACATAGAGCTCAAGCTGCGCCCTGCATTTCTGGGTGGCATCATGCAAGGATCAGGTAAACAAAGATTCAGCACCTGCAAACTATTGCAGGGCTTGGTGCACTTTCATATTCACTGTTGTTACTGTCAATATTCAAACACCGGTTATCTGTCATGTCAGGAAACAAGCCTCCTGGTGTGGTTCCAAACAAATTCATGTACATGAACAAGGATCTGGACCGCTTGGCAAAGTACTTTGATGTTCCCTTGCAGATTCCATCCGACCCCTTTGAAGTCATGTTCAACAAAGGTAAATACAAGCAGGATCCGATGGAATCAGAACTGTGAAGTTTATTGATTGGCCGAGTAGATGGCTGGATGAACTTGTGTGGGGGCCCTTGGGCATAAAGGAGAAGCTGGACCCATATGGACTTGTACTAACCCCATTAATCCCCTTTCTCTGTTCacagcattcttttttttttttctttttacttggTTCCAGGTTCGCTGTGTGGTAATTTGTCTAAACACACCTTCATTTGGAATATGCACAATGTAAACACAATATCAACTGAAATATTAAAGGTCTTACAAGCAGATTTTGAGTAGAATAGCAACACTTAAGTATTCAATCAAAGACTGGAAACTATTTTAACAGgtgtttttcagtattttcatgcattttattgacaaaatgattgataaatgaatttttaaaaaagtggcAGACTGGTTGATAGTGAGAGTAATGCCCTAATGTTAACACAAGGCCTCAGAAAAAGGTATTACAGCAAGATGTATCATAAGGAagcattaactgattttttttatttttagccaccTGGGAGGCAGTGGGACAAGCTGTCATCATAACACTGACATATTGTCACCTTATCGTCACCTTAGGCTCCTTGCCTGCAATGAGGTTTGTGGCCGCGGTACATGCAAAGGAAAAGGTTGGAGACAAGCAGGTAGAGCAGGTGTCCCGGGAGCTGTGGAGAAGAATCTGGAGTGAGGACAAAGACATTACTGAGCCTGCATCTCTGTCTGAGGTACCAACTTATTCAGCCAGGCTACATTTAAAAAGATTAAGAAGCACTATTTATTTAGCCTtgtcacagtgttttttctttcttgcaggCAGCGATGAAAGCAGGTCTGTCTGACAGTGAAATTAAAGATGTGCTGAAGCTGGCCACCTCAAAGGAGATCAAAGAcaacctgaaaaaaacaacacaggatgCACTCGATGTGGGGGTCAGTTCTTCAGTTCTTGTAGATTTAGGCAAGAGAGACAAGATATTAGGGGACACAACTATGTCACGGCAGGTGTATCGCttagaaagaaggaagtgcagTGCTGAGTGTGACATTGTTTGGATGATGTTCTCAGGAAACCAGCAAGCTGGATTAATTCAAGCCAGGCAGTCAGTTCCTTCCAGCACATGTTGAACAGGCACCACACTAGTTATAATATAACTAACAAAGTCTCTCCTAATGCCTCTTCCCAGGCGTTTGGCTTCCCCCTCTTGGTGTGTCATGTTGATGGAAAGCCAGAGATTTTTTTTGGATCTGACAGATTTGAACTCATGGCCCACTGCATTGGTGAGAATACTGTTGTACTGTGCaccattcacaaacacatacaaataaaatgtaaaactgatcAGATAAAGATTAAAACGGCGTTCGATGTAGTCTTAATCTACTGTTGCACTAAATGTAAATCACCcttgaaaaaataatcagataaatgcctaaaatgtaaatgctTTGGAAACagtagagacagagacactgttaAACATTTGACAACATGGCAAACTGTGTTAcaacttttctcttttgtttatgTGGTTTCTGCACAGTTCAGCTTCTCATTAGCAATTCAAGCTGAAGCCTTTTGAGATTCTTGCCTAATCTCGTTTTATTCTGTGTTTCAGGAGAGAAGTGGCTGGGACCTCAGCCTGGAAAATAAGCTGTCAAGCTGTGAGATGAAAGCTGTCTTCAAATACATACTCAAAGGTTCTTGAATTTGTATCTCAATTTAATGATGTCTTTCATTTTCTAATAATAACTGttcaaaatgtatattttgtctGCTGTGCCTTCTGAAACCAATCAACAGAGCAAACCCATAACAAATAAATAGTGTAAATGAAATAACACATCAATGTACTGTTTAATATGCCAATTCCATTCTGTACTAAATGCAAAGAGAGATTAGATTTTAAAGTCAGCAAACCCGTTTTGTCATTATCTTGAAATCATGTATTTACCATACTGAACGCATCAGTCTCTCTTCAGCCTCTTAGTgtaatttaaaatacatttttgacacATAATAAATCTCTGTGTAGGTCCAGAGTTTAAACCCACTGCAAGGCAAACCCACAGCAACttttctgtgtgggtttgtccCGCACAGGCTAGAGACCAGATAGGTTAGGTTGTTTGGAAACTAAATTGCCCATGGTACCCAGgtatgaatgtttgtgtgcatgtggttatGTGGAAGGTGTAACCCTCCTCTTTCCCAATGCGAGCTGGGATACGCTTCAGCCGCTGCAACACTAAACAGGATGTGGGTTCAGCGAATGGATGGGTGGATTAAACCTTTGTCACGAAATTAATTTCAAATGTCACATCACATGTGtcagaacattaaaaaacacatgacTGAGTATGAAAAAGGTCAattctggtttaaaaaaaaattagaaagtGGTGTGAGAAGTGTGAGATGCTTCTctagtttttgtattttgctgaAACATGAGGTAGCAGTGGAgcattttccagttttcagaGTTACACTTATCAGCCCAAAATGTTGGGTGACCATTTGTTTTCAagtttacacaaaaaaaatgtttattaataaaGCTTTGAAtgaaatttattaaaaaaaaaaaaaaaaacatttttcaggctGAGGGATTATGTATATTCGATATGTGGAAAGTACTGCAGTTAATCTTTGTTAACTAAGTTCTCCGGAGATTGCACAGCTTGTCATACAAGTTCCCGGGCAATGAGGGTCAAGCATGCTTAACAAAAGGCTGGAGACTAAAAAATGACAAGGAGCGGCAGGACCAGTTTCCCTaaacaaaggagagaaaggcAGGGCTAGAGGTAGGTGACATTTGTCGGCTTCCGAAGATAAAGAAAATTACAGATTGTGGCAGAGCAAACAGTGAGAAAAGCAGGGGCATGACAGTGGATTATCAAACACCTGATATTTGTGTGGTGCTCCAATACTCGAActgagaaggacagagaaagaaaggaggaaaaaggaagaggtaaataggagaggagagggaaaaggagcaGGTGAGGAGGGTGGAGttaagaaaacactgaaggtgGAACGTAGacaaacagagagcagcacaTTAATCCCCTGAGCTTCACAAATCGCCTGGCAAAACAAGACAATGAAGAGCTGAACAGCACGGCTGAACCCAGACTCCACATCTAGGTGGGAGCATGTATGAAAATTGGCTGACTGCGTGAAGGAGGGAAACATGAGCCTGCAATAACAGGATCTAAAAATTTCTTGGGGGATATAAGAAGCAACAAGTAGCTGAGGTAAGAATTTATTCACTgcatgtctcctttttttttttttttttttttacaatgacatgctatgtttttttaaagacatgtaATATATTGTTGAGGTAGAGCGACCTGATGTTTATGGAGGATGTTAATTTGATAAAAGCTTTACCAGTGTATCTCGCTCTGGGTTCAGTCTTTCTGTGATGGTAAAGATATTTTTTACATTGGTTTGAATGCGTGAGCCAGCACTGGTTTGCCATTTATATTTGCCCTTTGGGTGTGTAGTACAACACTAGCattaatgtgtcaaaaaaatgcagatgaaCAGGTTTAGACTGCTTGGAACTGACGTGGAAGGATGATCATGGGGTTGAAGTGTTTCcctgtgtggctgcagtgtcattTATGTTCCTGTGCACTGCATCTAAGGCAGCTGGAAATTCAGAGTCAAATCTTAAAAATGCTTCAGGTAGAAATAAtaccatttttttctgtgtacagcatttttttctgtgtattctGGTCAAACTAGCCCAAATAATAATGCTTCATCTTTATGGTTCACCAACACCAGAGTTCTGTGCTTTAAGTCCCAAAGGATCAAGATTCTGTGTCAGAGTTTTTGTTCTGATTGCCAGGAGGAAAATGTTTGGCATGCCTCAGAGACTGTGATACATCAGCTGAAGTTCCTGGTCTCAGTTACATGTTCGCTCAGACACCTTCTCATACTGGTTACCCTTAAGAGTCATGTTACTATTCACAGATTCAGCCCCAGACACAAAATGGGGTTCAGGACTAACCACTGTCActttatctgttgttttttttattcatgttcatCTATTTGTTTATCCACAACAAAGACTTAAATGGtttttgtaaacagaaaatgaatcctGAATTCATTACATGACAACAATAAGCATGTGCAAATACTATAAACCTACTGAATATGAAGTTTGACTGTGTAAACGGGACAGTAAGTGAGGAATGGACAAACGTGTATAAAAGATCTCATCTCTTTTTACCCTCAACAGGATGTCCTCATTATCAGAAGCAGACTTCCGCTGCAAACATGGAGATACAATCTGTGGTAAGTTTTACCTGCAGAGCTAGACCTTGAAGATTTTGGCTCCCAGCCTGTTCTGACCACTGGAGGCTTAACTGTGCGCCTAAGTTGACAGATGAACAAACATACCAGCATTACTGTACAAACATGTCTGCTGTGCTACTTTGAGATCTTTACCACAGACTTGCTGAGTGATTATAAAGACTGATGTTTCCTTGTGTCTGTTCCTGTTTGCAGAGATACGGGTCTATGAGCAGGAGGTGATCATAGTGCCCGTCTTTCTGCTGGCCAGCTTCCTGGTCACTCTGGTCTTCATTTTACTGCTGCGTTTTTGTCCAGAGAAAGTCGATCGGATCCGTCCACAGGCCTCGAAGTCGG
Proteins encoded:
- the si:ch1073-90m23.1 gene encoding rap1 GTPase-activating protein 2 isoform X2, which produces MEREKRNDTSFSRKRSFTFGAYGGVDRFTCGDETRPESAEDNILDILDSPASESKRFLSASSNQRDTELFEIIEKLQGSRIDEQRCEFPLPLKSQLLTIGGELPLILPSKLGGYWIDPPLERLVDVSPTSSHYGIDPESYDIMERDGEAKIYHEFFRSRYHHSFTAVDPSLGPLVLSVCLEEEENKLRVILRMKECSLNGVFSVSLFPNIPSAVELSKMLCDRVTVSKFEVVSYLKAPELITAFDEHRVSPNFKFGVLYQKDGQFTEEDILSNNDESEEFKEFLSMLGETIQLQGFTGFRGGLDVCHGQTGSEAVFTSFHGREIMFHVATKLPFTEGDPQQLQRKRHIGNDIVALVYQEGQTPFLSDVIKSHFLHCFLVVRRIQKGEETGGVAYQVSVTAREDVPPFGPVIPDPPIFSDRSLLREFLLTKLINAEISCYKAERFSKLELRTRSSLLESLQAELSTRSQCMMGDPSLSALPSSEGVRGASEGSGGFIENFKRAIRVRSHSFETLGVPRKTGGSASQKPKTEKDGESDKSPGPLADSLGPAELKDQTSPQEET
- the LOC121185854 gene encoding glutathione S-transferase kappa 1-like, whose product is MTSKKVIELFYDVVSPYSWLGFEVMCRYRNVWNIELKLRPAFLGGIMQGSGNKPPGVVPNKFMYMNKDLDRLAKYFDVPLQIPSDPFEVMFNKGSLPAMRFVAAVHAKEKVGDKQVEQVSRELWRRIWSEDKDITEPASLSEAAMKAGLSDSEIKDVLKLATSKEIKDNLKKTTQDALDVGAFGFPLLVCHVDGKPEIFFGSDRFELMAHCIGEKWLGPQPGK
- the si:ch1073-90m23.1 gene encoding rap1 GTPase-activating protein 2 isoform X1 — translated: MEREKRNDTSFSRKRSFTFGAYGGVDRFTCGDETRPESAEDNILDILDSPASESKRFLSASSNQRDTELFEIIEKLQGSRIDEQRCEFPLPLKSQLLTIGGELPLILPSKLGGYWIDPPLERLVDVSPTSSHYGIDPESYDIMERDGEAKIYHEFFRSRYHHSFTAVDPSLGPLVLSVCLEEEENKLRVILRMKECSLNGVFSVSLFPNIPSAVELSKMLCDRVTVSKFEVVSYLKAPELITAFDEHRVSPNFKFGVLYQKDGQFTEEDILSNNDESEEFKEFLSMLGETIQLQGFTGFRGGLDVCHGQTGSEAVFTSFHGREIMFHVATKLPFTEGDPQQLQRKRHIGNDIVALVYQEGQTPFLSDVIKSHFLHCFLVVRRIQKGEETGGVAYQVTKKPDHTELIIPVKKIGVSVTAREDVPPFGPVIPDPPIFSDRSLLREFLLTKLINAEISCYKAERFSKLELRTRSSLLESLQAELSTRSQCMMGDPSLSALPSSEGVRGASEGSGGFIENFKRAIRVRSHSFETLGVPRKTGGSASQKPKTEKDGESDKSPGPLADSLGPAELKDQTSPQEET